From Penaeus chinensis breed Huanghai No. 1 chromosome 43, ASM1920278v2, whole genome shotgun sequence, a single genomic window includes:
- the LOC125048376 gene encoding inactive pancreatic lipase-related protein 1-like encodes MRIIVCLGDLNAKLLMKMQTQLTDILTASKSSPTVLMCVVALSSAAPQSFSRHRAVPQRAIYENFRSKSFSRPTPEDIEFRLYTRESRNDPDRLVAGNLTLLEGSKFKSELPLVVVTHGFSETADDSVWMNATKNALLDKADMNVILTQWQELANGLRYDIAARNTFYVGIALADLLKFLENNTEGFNGSKVHLVGFSLGAQVSGVAGHKYPGVARITGLDPAGPLFEDGNPESRLDASDADLVDAIHTNAGNLLTGHFGYNDPVGHLDFYVNGGNSQYGCPPFIWDSIVEIITLSPGDIDACSHGRAHEYFLESLLSPEPTVGFQCPDYENFEVGECFNTPRAAMGYDVTREARGVFYVDTQGEAPFFSRHLEVNLTIGEGETTYHGEVTFHTIIPGRETKEVVMFSGWPSLHPGDLHQTTLTIPSGTSTDEVPIDVVFHKNYLLPLSPSHLNVESIGVVDTYTEQEYCMASKKVLQSGTTYSLKATLGSC; translated from the exons aTGCGAATTATAGTTTGTCTTGGTGACTTGAATGCGAAGCTGTTGATGAAGATGCAGACTCAGTTGACGG ATATCCTCACTGCTTCAAAATCTTCTCCTACAGTATTGATGTGTGTGGTGGCGCTATCGAGTGCCGCCCCCCAGTCCTTCTCCCGCCACCGAGCCGTTCCTCAGAGGGCAATATATGAGAATTTTCGTTCCAAGAGCTTCAGTCGTCCAACTCCTGAGGACATCGAATTCAGACTCTATACCag GGAATCTCGCAATGACCCCGACCGCCTCGTCGCCGGTAACCTGACCTTGCTCGAAGGGTCAAAGTTCAAGAGTGAATTGCCTCTGGTCGTCGTTACCCATGGCTTTTCCGAGACAGCTGATGATTCCGTGTGGATGAATGCCACGAAAAATGCTCTGCTTGATAAG GCAGACATGAACGTCATTCTCACCCAGTGGCAAGAGCTGGCCAACGGTCTCAGGTATGACATCGCTGCCAGAAATACCTTTTACGTGGGTATTGCTTTGGCTGATCTGCTGAAGTTCCTTGAG AACAACACCGAAGGCTTCAACGGCAGCAAAGTACACCTCGTAGGCTTCAGTTTGGGCGCACAAGTGTCTGGAGTTGCTGGACACAAGTACCCAGGAGTGGCCAGGATTACAG GTCTCGACCCCGCGGGCCCGCTGTTCGAAGACGGCAACCCGGAGAGCCGGCTTGACGCTTCCGACGCGGACCTCGTCGACGCCATCCACACCAACGCAGGGAACCTCTTAACGGGACACTTCGGCTACAACGACCCCGTAGGACACCTCGATTTCTACGTGAACGGCGGCAATTCTCAGTACGGTTGCCCGCCTTTCATCTGGGATAGCATCGTCGAGATCATAACACTGT CGCCAGGAGACATCGACGCTTGTAGCCACGGTCGCGCCCACGAGTATTTTCTGgagtccctcctctcccccgaacCCACAGTCGGATTTCAGTGCCCGGACTACGAGAACTTCGAG GTCGGAGAATGCTTCAACACACCTCGAGCTGCTATGGGTTACGATGTCACACGCGAAGCTAGGGGAGTGTTTTACGTAGATACGCAG GGCGAggctccctttttctctcgccaCCTGGAAGTGAACCTAACAATAGGAGAGGGCGAGACCACATACCACGGAGAAGTAACTTTCCATACTATCATTCCTGGTCGAGAAACAAAGGAGGTTGTTATGTTTAG tGGCTGGCCTTCTCTCCACCCTGGCGATCTCCACCAGACTACCCTCACCATACCCTCAGGAACGAGCACTGACGAGGTACCCATCGACGTGGTATTCCATAAGAATTACCTGCTGCCTCTCTCGCCCAGCCACCTCAACGTAGAGAGCATTGGGGTTGTCGATACGTACACGGAGCAAGA ATATTGCATGGCTAGCAAGAAGGTCCTCCAATCTGGTACGACGTATTCCCTGAAGGCTACACTTGGATCCTGTTGA